One part of the Macrobrachium rosenbergii isolate ZJJX-2024 chromosome 3, ASM4041242v1, whole genome shotgun sequence genome encodes these proteins:
- the LOC136850861 gene encoding uncharacterized protein yields MYGSETWALRRKEEVKLESAKMIMLRWIMGISLLERLENDEIRRRAGLVKMTVRESRLRWYGHVLRMDDEEGVKGAWEESVRERRSRGRQRVRWRDKVKEDMDRRGLVEDDAFDRRQWRRRIRQTTL; encoded by the coding sequence atgtatggatcagaaacatgggctctaagaaggaaagaggaagtaaagcttgagagCGCAAAGATGAtaatgctgaggtggattatgggaatatcgctgcttgagagattggaaaatgatgaaataagaagaagagcaggcttagtaaagatgACAGtaagagagtcacgattgaggtggtatgggcatgtgttaaggatggatgacgaggagggagtgaagggGGCTTGGGAAGAATCTGTTAGAGaaagaagatcgagagggagacagagggttagatggcgagataaagtgaaggaagatatggatagaagaggtttggtggaggatgatgcctttgatagaaggcagtggagaagacGCATCAGGCAAACGACTCTTTAA